From the Kribbella sp. CA-293567 genome, the window ACCTTCCTGACCCAGAACGGGATCGAGGCCGTCCCGTACCACGCCGGCCTGGACAGCCGGGTCCGGGCGAGGAACCAGTCGCGCTTCCTCCGCGAGGACGGCCTGGTGGTGGTCGCGACGATCGCCTTCGGGATGGGGATCGACAAACCCGACGTGCGGTTCGTCGCGCATCTCGACCTGCCGAAGTCGGTCGAGGGCTACTACCAGGAGACCGGGCGCGCCGGCCGGGACGGGCTGCCGTCGACGGCCTGGCTGGCCTACGGGCTGCAGGACGTCGTCCAGCAACGCAAGATGATCGACACCTCCGAGGGCGACGCGGCGCATCGCCGGCGGCTCGGCACCCACCTCGACGCGATGCTCGCGCTGTGCGAGACCGTGCAGTGCCGCCGCGAGCAGCTGCTCGCGTACTTCGGGCAGAAGGGCGAGCCGTGTGGCAACTGCGACACCTGCCTGACCCCACCGGAGTCGTGGGACGGCACGATCCCGGCGCAGATGCTGCTCTCCACGGTCTACCGGCTGCAGCACGAGCGGAACCAGAAGTTCGGCGCCGGCCAGGTGATCGACATCCTGCTCGGCAAGGTCACCCCGAAGGTCACCCAGTTCCGGCACGAGGAGCTGAGCGTGTTCGGGATCGGCACCGACCTCAAGGACACCGAATGGCGCGGCGTGGTCCGGCAACTGCTGGCCCAACGCCTGCTCACGGTGGAGGGCGACTACGGCACGCTGGTGCTCACCGAGGACAGTGCCGAGGTGCTCGGACGCCGGCGGGACGTGATGATGCGGCGCGAGCCGGAGCGCGCGGCGCGGTCCTCGCGGTCCAGCGGCGGTGGCAAGAAGAAGGCCGTGGTCGACCTCGCTCCGGAGGCCGCGCCGGTGTTCGAGCGGCTGCGCGCCTGGCGAGGCGCGGTCGCCAAGGAGACCGGCGTCCCGGCGTACGTGATCTTCCACGACGCGACCCTGCGGCAGATCGCGACCGAGGTGCCGACCAGTCTGGCCGAGCTCGGCCGGATCAGCGGCGTCGGCGAGAACAAGCTCGCGAAGTACGGCGAGGGGGTTCTGGAGGCGCTCGCCGCCGAGTAGCCCGACCGGATCTCAATCCGTTGGTGGAGCAGCGTCAACAGCTCTGCTCAGTTGCGAGGCATCGCGCCACGTCATCCGCAGGCACTTCGGAGATCCGTTGAGGCGAGTGTGGTCGCCGCCCGGCGGTGGAACTGCTGCCGTCTCCCCTTCGGTGGCGCCGACCGCGCGGTAGAAGTGCTGGCCGGCCGTGTTCTGCTGGAGCACCCACAGGTAGATCGCGTCGCCGATCGCCTGCTCCGTAACGGCTTCCGCCGCGCGGGCCAGGATCTTGCTGCCGATCCCGGTGCGGTGCCGGCCGTGCTGAACGTGCAGGTTGTCGACCAGGCTGCCCCAGACCGGATCATGATCGAGCATCACGTGAACGAAAGCGGCCAACCGATCACCGTCCTCGGCGATGATGGTGACCGTACCGGCCGGCGCGGCGAGCCGCTCCGACCAGACCGCGCGACGCTCGGTGTCGAGGTCGCCATCAAGGAACGAGTCCGAGAAGGCACCCCGGTAGTGCCGGCGCCAGTTGTCCGCATGCAACGCGGCGATCCCCTCGGCATCAGCCGGTCCACCTGAACGAAACACCAGCGATCCCACCAGAACCTCCACTTGGCACCTGCCCCGGCCCGTGTGTCGGACCTGGTCCGCGGCCGCGTCACCGGATGATCTCCGGATGGACGATACGCCGACCCTCACGGTCGAGCTGGATCCAGCTGTTCAAAGCATCGCGCGAGAACAACTGGAAGCCGACCCGCGGGTGAGCTTCGTGTGCGAGGACGGCGGGTGGTGGCTGGTAGCAGACGCGGAACCTCGCGCTGGGTCGCCTCCGTTGAACGGCACATGATCCTCAAGAGTCCGTACGACGAACTGGCCGACGCCTACCATGCGACGATCGACCCCGACGGCGCCGGTCTCGGCGACCCGACTTTCGACGAACTCGTGGGCGATCCACGCGGCAAGCGAGTTGCGGCGGTCGCGTGCGGGCAGGGCCGTGACGCGCGTCGCCTGGCTGACCTCGGTGCCGAGGTGGTCGGCATCGACGCCTCCGAGTCCCTGCTCGCCCATGCCCGTGAGCTCGAGCAGCGGAGGTCGCGCGGTATCGAGTACGTCCACGGCGACGCCCAGGATCTGCGCCCGCTCGCCGACCGCTCGTTCGACGGCGCGGTCTGCTACATGGCTCTGATGGACATCCCGGCGCTCGAGCCGACCCTGCGATCGATCGCGCGGATCCTCGAGCCAGGTGGGTGGTTCGTCGCCGCGATCACCCATCCCTGCTACAAGTCGCCGGCTCACGGCGAGCTGGTCGACCACGTCGAAGGCACCTACCGGCGGATCGCCGGCAGGTACTTCGAGGAAGGGCCGCACGACAGCGCCACCCGCTGGGAGATCCTGCCGCGCGTCTCCTACCACCGGACCCTGTCGACGTACGTCAACACTTTGGTGGGCGCCGGCCTGCCGATCGTGCGGATGGCC encodes:
- the recQ gene encoding DNA helicase RecQ, encoding MTQTTQPLDDTSSEALQVLHRVFGYDSFRGEQQDIIETVVAGGDALVLMPTGGGKSLCYQIPALVRAGVGVVISPLIALMQDQVDALTALGVRAGFLNSTQDHEQRREVEQAFLSGELDLLYLAPERLRVEATTRLLDQGKIALFAIDEAHCVSQWGHDFRPDYLMLSELHERWPDVPRIALTATATEATHAEIATRLNLGSAKHFVASFDRPNIQYRIVSKDSPQRQLLDLLRTEHAGDAGIVYCLSRNSVEKTATFLTQNGIEAVPYHAGLDSRVRARNQSRFLREDGLVVVATIAFGMGIDKPDVRFVAHLDLPKSVEGYYQETGRAGRDGLPSTAWLAYGLQDVVQQRKMIDTSEGDAAHRRRLGTHLDAMLALCETVQCRREQLLAYFGQKGEPCGNCDTCLTPPESWDGTIPAQMLLSTVYRLQHERNQKFGAGQVIDILLGKVTPKVTQFRHEELSVFGIGTDLKDTEWRGVVRQLLAQRLLTVEGDYGTLVLTEDSAEVLGRRRDVMMRREPERAARSSRSSGGGKKKAVVDLAPEAAPVFERLRAWRGAVAKETGVPAYVIFHDATLRQIATEVPTSLAELGRISGVGENKLAKYGEGVLEALAAE
- a CDS encoding GNAT family N-acetyltransferase, giving the protein MEVLVGSLVFRSGGPADAEGIAALHADNWRRHYRGAFSDSFLDGDLDTERRAVWSERLAAPAGTVTIIAEDGDRLAAFVHVMLDHDPVWGSLVDNLHVQHGRHRTGIGSKILARAAEAVTEQAIGDAIYLWVLQQNTAGQHFYRAVGATEGETAAVPPPGGDHTRLNGSPKCLRMTWRDASQLSRAVDAAPPTD
- a CDS encoding class I SAM-dependent methyltransferase; amino-acid sequence: MILKSPYDELADAYHATIDPDGAGLGDPTFDELVGDPRGKRVAAVACGQGRDARRLADLGAEVVGIDASESLLAHARELEQRRSRGIEYVHGDAQDLRPLADRSFDGAVCYMALMDIPALEPTLRSIARILEPGGWFVAAITHPCYKSPAHGELVDHVEGTYRRIAGRYFEEGPHDSATRWEILPRVSYHRTLSTYVNTLVGAGLPIVRMAEPIGDKPVWKEAAGLLYVRCETAKS